From the genome of Halobacteriovorax marinus SJ:
ATGGAGAAGAAGTTGATCCAAAAATAATTGAAAAGTTAGAGAAGTCTGTTGGAGCAATTAATAAGATGATTGCTTTAGTGAAAGAGCGCAGGGCCGTCCTACACTCTTTAACAAAGAAAGTTATTTAACTTTAACGTTTACCTTGTCGCCAATCATAAAGCCGCCAATATCATAAACCTTTGCGTCTTTACCAATATTAGACTCTTTAAGAGTAGCAATCGCAGTATCTTTTTCAGTATGAAGAACCTCTAATTCTCCAATTTTAACTTGGTATTGATAGCGCTGTTTTGTTTCATAGGGGTCTAGTCTTGAAATTGTTCTATAAACATCAAGTGTCGTACCGAGGTCTACTCCCTGCTCACTTCCAATATTCACATAGAAGTTCTTATTAACAGTTTCATTTTGATAGCCCATTGGTAAGTCTTGAACGATGCTGAAGATTATAAAGTCTCTGGCAAAGCCCATGCTTGCAGTAAACATAAAAATTACAATGGCGATAATTTGCAGGTTTATCTTTTTCATTTCCATTCCTAAGTAGCAGGTTAACCAATAACAATTGGTCATAACTACTCATCGTTAGAAATGCTTAGATACTAAAATGATCAAGTTTTAAAACCCCTCTGGTAGAGGGGATGTGGAGCTTTTTGCCGATTTTCTTAAGCAAGTGAGCGCCCTTTCGAGCGCTTAGCTATTTTTGATTAAGTCTTAGATATTTAAAATTATTATAGATCAGGTCAGAGTGACGATAGTTATTTAGCCTGTCATGATAAAGGATGTAGTTCCTAGAATAGTACTGCATTACCCATGGTAAATCGTGGATAATAATCTCCTCCATTCTCTTCATAACCTCAATCTTCTCAGGTCCGTTTGGCATAACTTTTAGTTTATTAAAGAGCTTATCAAATTCCTTATTTGAGTAGAACGTTGAGTTTGGCCCAGGAGCATGGTTCTTTGATATTAGAAGCTGAAGAACATTCTCTGAATCTGGATAATCTAGGGCCCATCCATCTTGCCAGAATTGTAGTTTTCCTTGTCTTGCTTTTTCTAGAAATGCTGGGAAGTTGTTAAGAGCGACCTGAACATTGATGCCTATCTTACCGAGTTCTGATTTAACAAAGTCCGCTTGTTGTCTATTTGTAGCACTAACACCTCTTACATCGTAAGTGAGTGTTGGAAGACCCTTACCATTTGGGTAGCCTGCTTTCTTTAAGAACTCACGTGCCTTTTCTAGATTATATTCATAAGGTAATTGAGCAGATGGGTCGTACCCTGGAATTCCTGGAGGATAAATCGAGTTAGATTTCTGTCCAATATTATTAGTAAATACTTTGATATATCTTTCAACATCTATAGCATGCGCGATCGCCTTTCTTAGATTTAAATTCTTTCCAAGTAATGGATCTTGCATATTGAATGATAGCCACCAATAAGTAAGAGTTGGAAAAATTTGTAACTTTATATTCTCTTCTTGAAGTTCTTTTGTAAGATTCCCATTTGGATCAACAGCTGAACTATAATTGTCTTTAGGAATGATTAGAAAGTCGATCTTCTTGGCCTTAAAGTTAAGCCATCTTGTTTGTGCTTCTTTATAGACGTTGTATTCAACCTTATCAATAAAAGGAATAACCTTTCCTGAGTCCTTTAGTAGATTCCTTGAGTTTGCAATTCTATCGCCTTGCCCAGGATAAAAAGCTTTTCGATAGTTTTCATTCTTTATAAGTCTTAATTTTGTAGATGATGTCCAAGAATCTAATTTAAATGGACCAGTTCCTATAATTTTATCGTTTAAGTTATTCTCATACATCTCAATTGCTTCAATAGGCATTGGTGAAGTGAAGCTCATTGCTAATGTGTAGAGCATTTGTGGGTAACTTTCATTTAACTCAATGACAAGAGTGTGGTCATCGATTGCCTTTAGGCCTTCTATTTTTGTCGTTTTAAATTTCTCAAAATCTCTTCCTACAGAGTTTCTAAAGTCATTCAATCCTTTGATTTTTTGATCAAATAGCCACCATCCATTACTATTAGTTGGTAAGTAGGCCAGCCTTTTGATTTGATTAATAAAATCTTCTGCTTTTACAAATCTTGCTTTTCCTTTGAAAGCAGGGTCATCATGATATTGAATATTCTTTTTGATTTTGATTGTATACTTTCTTCCATTGTCTTCAATGATAGGCATCGCTTCTGCTAAAAGTGGTTGAATAGTATAGGGTCTCTTTAAATAGTGGTACTCATATAGAGGTTCATAGCCTTGGTAAACGATAGACGCTGAAATTGTATCGTAACTATTTGCTGGGTCTAGTGTAGAGATCTCACCCGAAATTGAGACATTTAAGGTATTAGAGTCATCCTTTTTCTTACAAGAAAATAGAGAAATAGTAAAAATGAGTAAGAGTACTTTAGCTAAATTCATAATAATCCTTTGTTCATTAAAAATTTAACATAAATAATTTTGAGTGTGAACTGAGATTCGGATTAATGAGTTACTGAGAGAGATTCTTGATGTTGGAGAAAGTCTCTTTCACTTCATCTAGGTCATGTCCTTTAGAAAGACAGTGTCTAATAATCTTTTGTATAGAAGGTGAGAAGAAGTCTAGATCTGGTGTGAGCTTAGTTGTTCTTAGCTTCTTTTCAATAATCGTTTCAATTTGAACTCTCGTCGTTTGACGATACTCTTGAAATAATTCAGCTAGCTCTTGTGTACTTACGAAGAGATTCTCTTCTGATAACTTAGAGATAATCAAATTGGGATGATTATTTTTAAGCATCAGTGATTTGGCTTTGGACATAGCATACTCATTCTCTCTTAAGTAACCTTTGTCTTCAACCTCTTGAATAGCCTCCTCTATATGATTAGATGAAAACCCTCTTGTCTTAAGCTTATTTGCTAATTTGTATTTAGAGTAATCTCTCTTTGTGAGTAGCTTTATAATATAGAGGTATGCGTTCTTTGTTGATGATTCTTGCAGTTGAGTCATATTTAGAAAAATAGGGGCCAGATATTCATCTGGGCCCTATTGTGCGATAGAAGTTTAATTATTGAATTGTTTTCTTCGATTTCTTTGCTTTTGTTTTCTTTTCTACTGGAGCTGTCTCTTCGATAATCTCTCCAGTTTCTTTGTCGACAGCTTCTTCTTCTAAAGTGATTAAACCATTCTTTGCTAGAACTTTGTTTCTAATCTCTTCAAAGATATCTTTGTTCTCACTTAAGAAGTTCTTTGAGTTCTCTCTACCTTGACCAATTTTTGCATTATTGTATGAGAACCATGCTCCTGCCTTTTCAACAACACCGTGTTCAACAGCGAGGTCAAGAACATCACCTGTTTTAGAAATACCTTCTCCATACATAATGTCGAATTCAATTTGCTTAAACGGTGGAGCAACTTTATTTTTAACAATCTTAACTCTTGTTCTACTTCCTACAACTTCGTCACCATTTTTAATAGCACCGATTCTTCTAATATCTACTCTAACAGAAGCGTAGAACTTAAGGGCGTTACCACCAGTAGTTGTTTCAGGGTTTCCAAACATAACACCAATTTTCATTCTTAACTGGTTAATGAAAATAACTGTTGTATTTGATCTTGAAATCGAACCTGTAAGCTTTCTAAGGGCTTGAGACATTAGTCTTGCTTGAAGACCCATGTGTGAGTCACCCATATCACCTTCGAGCTCTGCTCTAGGAGTAAGGGCAGCAACAGAGTCGACGATAAGAAGGTCAACAGCACCTGAGCGAACAAGCATATCAGCTATTTCTAGTGCTTGTTCCCCAGAATCTGGTTGAGATATAAGTGTATTAGGAACGTCGACTCCTAGCTTTTCTGCGTAATAAGTATCTAGTGCATGCTCAGCATCGATAAATGCAACTGTACCACCAGCTTTTTGACATTCTGCTGCCGCATGAAGAGTTAAAGTTGTTTTACCAGATGACTCTGGACCGTATACTTCAATAATTCTACCTTGAGGGATACCACCAACTCCAAGAGCGAGGTCTAGTCCAAGACAACCTGTTGAGATAGCCGGAACTTTTTCAAGTTTCTTTTCAGAATCGAGCTTCATGATAGCTCCCTTTCCAAATTGCTTTTCAATTGTGGCAAGGGCCAGGTCTAGTGCTTTTGTTTTGTTTGCCTCTGTTGAAGAGGTAGTTGATTTTGAAGCCATCTTCTTTACTCCTACATTGTAATTATTGAAATGTGTGATTCGTTTACGCTATCACTTTAGGTGCCTTTAAGCACGGTTAAACTTATGCAAAAAGCTCCACTTTATTGAAATTCAAATGCTTGTAATTAATGATTATTTGCATTCTAAAATTCAAGTTTTGAGAAACTTGCTAATCAGTTTATATATTAAATTATTTGCGTAAGTGGTGCGTAAGTCAAGAGAAAAATGCGTAAGTTGCGTAAGTTTAAATTACGCCTAGCGCATTAATGATCAAATAGACAAAACCTGCAAAGAGACCGCTTATGATATCGTCTAATATCGTACCGGCACCATGGTGTACTTTCTTATCGAAATAGCTTGCTGGCCATATTTTCACGATATCAAAGAATCGAAATAGGGCAAAAATTATTGTATAATGTAGCACCGAGTGATTCTGGAGAAAGAGCCATGTTGTGGCCACGCCGAGAGATTCATCAATAACTATCCATGAAGGGTCATGTAGTTTATATTTTCTTTGCGTGAAGTCTGTGACAAAGCAAGCTCCAGCGGTGGAAATTACCAGAAAGGGAATGTATAAGAAAAATGGAGCGCCAAGAGTTCCCAATGCAAATAAGAACGGCATGGTGACAAGAGTTCCAAAAGTTCCTGGGGCCCATGGAAAGAATCCCGATCCAAATACTGAAAGGAAGAGGATGTCTATGTTTTTAAGACTTGGCTTATTTTTTTCTGACATAGCTTCATGGTATTTTATTTTGTTCTTTAAGGAAATAGATTAAATGGTTAGACCTGATTATTTATCAAAATATATGTTCGATTGGGAAATACTCGATGTTGTTGTCGGGGGAAGATCGGCACTCGATTCTAAATTCTTTGTCACACCATTGATGGAAGCGAATCAAATAAATCAATTCCTAAAAGGATATGGACTCGATCCGAATGATCCAATTAGTAAGGCCGAGCTATTTGGAAACTTTCAAGAGGCCATGCAATTTGTACGCAGATACTTTTTAAAAGAGGGTAATAGTGAAGGTCTCGACTTAAAGATTCCTAACTCTCTTTATATGATTACAGATGTTAGTGAACTTCTTATGCTTGCAACGGGACAGAAAGAAGGTACAGAGAGAGAAGATCAGCTGTGGGCCGAAATTATTCTTAAGGTTATGCATACAATTCTTCACGTAGATAAAGATCTGAGATCAACGTACTTCTCTGTTATCCAAACACAAATTTTTGATAAGTTTTATAAGTATATAACTAGAGACTCTGACAGCCTCTTTCTCTCCAATGGAGAGGAGAAGATTAAGCTTATCGACTTTGAGACTAAATCAAAGAAAGCTCGAGAAAGTGTTATTATTAAATTACTTCATAAAGTCGAAAATGTTGCTGAGGAGCTATTTGATAGAGTTGGAGTAAGGTTTATAACTGAGTCAAAGTTTGATGCTCTTAGAGTTGTAAATTTTTTAGTGAGAGAAAATATTATAATTCCTCATAATATTAAGCCAAGTCGCTCGATAAATACTCTGGTCAATCTACAGGACTTAAAAGAAAAGTATCAAAATATAATTAAGATGAGTTTGCGTAACGACTTAGCTGAAGATCGTTTCTTAAATGCAATTGAGAGAGAAATTGCTGAGAATATAGGTTTAACTGATCAAGATAGAAATAAACACACTTCTAAAAAATATAAGGCCATTCAATTCACTTGTAGGCAGTTGATCAAATATAAGAATCCATTCTTTAAAGAATTTAGTGCAGTAAGAAAAGCTGCTAAAGAAGATGGTGAGAGTGAACTAGCAAAGAGTATAATGAATTTAGACCTCTCAATGATTGCTAGAGATGTTAGATTCTTTTATCCATTTGAAGTTCAAATTGCTGACCTAAAATCCCATAAAGAAAACACTGAGGGCGAAGCTTCTCATGCTGAGTATAAGAAGGCACAAACTCGCTCGGCCATGAAGAGAGTATTTGGAAACTTAATTAAGTATAAGAACTTAGAAGTCTAAGTTCTTTTGATAAAAGTTTCTATTCTCTTATTTGTAAGTTCTGGGAAATCAATTTGCGGAACGTGGCTTCCGTCTTTTAGAATATAGAGCTTTGAACTCGGTAGATATTGATGCAGGATTCTTTGAAGGTAGTTTGGTATAACTTTATCTGAATCCCCACCGATTATAAGCGTTGGAGTGTTGATATTTTCAAGTGATGAAATAATATCGTGCTCTTTCATTTGATCTAAAAGATGAAAGAAAATGTCTTTGGGTAATTCACTGATTTTCTTCATGTAGATTTGTACAAAAGAGTCTTCAACTTTCTTAGTATTGAATCCTCCATCTAAAACTATTTTTCTTGCGATGGGATTCTTATAAGAATTCTTCCATATAAATTCAAAAACCTTCGGGTTGTCCTTTGCGAATGATTTTATAAAAGGTGATGCAACATCAACAATATTAGAATCAAACATAATGTCTTGTGGAGGAAGAACTGTCCCAGAGATAACAACTGCTTTATAGACATCTTGTGGATAGTTCTTGCAATACTCTAAAGTGACATTTACTCCCATACTATGACCAATCATAATAGGGTTCTTAATATCTAAGAGAGTGAGAATCCCTTTTAAATCTTTAGTAATATTTTTAAAGGTACATGACTCGATTTGGTCTTGTCCTGATGAACTATAGTGGGCACGATAGTCGTGGATTAAAATCTTATATCCTAAGTTATCGAAATACTCCTCTTGTGGGGAGAAGTGTTTACGGTTGCAAACAAGACCGTAATTAAAGACGATAACAACTTCATCTTCATTCAGTTCTTCTTTTTTAAAATTTGTTAAATAGAAAATTCTAGTGCCATCTTCGGAATAGAAATAATCTGGGTACTCATTCTTCATTATATTTTATTCTCTCTAGATGTATAAACTCTTGCTCAATATGAGAGAAAATACTTTCTAACTCAGGACACTCTTCAATTCTCTTGGAATAAAGACTTTCAGTGTCTGTAATTGGATCTATGTGACTATATTGAAAATCGACCACTTTAAAGTGGAAGTCAAGGTATGAAAATTGATCTCCGATAGACAGAGATTTCTTACCTGAAATTTTCTTTCCATTTATTTTGTAAAAGACATTCTTTTTTTTGTTCTCAATGTAGAGTTTGTCATTTGCAACATTTAGATTGAAAACTTCAAGATTACTATCTGATATATTATGTCTCTTTGCTTTTCCAATAGAAATCATATTCCCATAATTTTTATGAGGGCCTAAAAGAAAAGGATTATGTGATTCAAGAACATCTAATATAATCATTGCTTTTATTTTACCAAAAAAGGGAATGACTAAATAGTGGAAAAAACTTTTGCATCTTTTGCCAGGGATTCGAGCTTTCTCTTAAAATGAGAAGTGTTTTGCTTAAGTATCTCTGAGAGGTCATCTCTTACGGCCTGCAAAGTTGAGAAATCTAAAATAATATTAGCAATTTTCTTTCCA
Proteins encoded in this window:
- a CDS encoding alpha/beta fold hydrolase, translating into MKNEYPDYFYSEDGTRIFYLTNFKKEELNEDEVVIVFNYGLVCNRKHFSPQEEYFDNLGYKILIHDYRAHYSSSGQDQIESCTFKNITKDLKGILTLLDIKNPIMIGHSMGVNVTLEYCKNYPQDVYKAVVISGTVLPPQDIMFDSNIVDVASPFIKSFAKDNPKVFEFIWKNSYKNPIARKIVLDGGFNTKKVEDSFVQIYMKKISELPKDIFFHLLDQMKEHDIISSLENINTPTLIIGGDSDKVIPNYLQRILHQYLPSSKLYILKDGSHVPQIDFPELTNKRIETFIKRT
- the recA gene encoding recombinase RecA: MASKSTTSSTEANKTKALDLALATIEKQFGKGAIMKLDSEKKLEKVPAISTGCLGLDLALGVGGIPQGRIIEVYGPESSGKTTLTLHAAAECQKAGGTVAFIDAEHALDTYYAEKLGVDVPNTLISQPDSGEQALEIADMLVRSGAVDLLIVDSVAALTPRAELEGDMGDSHMGLQARLMSQALRKLTGSISRSNTTVIFINQLRMKIGVMFGNPETTTGGNALKFYASVRVDIRRIGAIKNGDEVVGSRTRVKIVKNKVAPPFKQIEFDIMYGEGISKTGDVLDLAVEHGVVEKAGAWFSYNNAKIGQGRENSKNFLSENKDIFEEIRNKVLAKNGLITLEEEAVDKETGEIIEETAPVEKKTKAKKSKKTIQ
- a CDS encoding phosphatidylglycerophosphatase A family protein, coding for MSEKNKPSLKNIDILFLSVFGSGFFPWAPGTFGTLVTMPFLFALGTLGAPFFLYIPFLVISTAGACFVTDFTQRKYKLHDPSWIVIDESLGVATTWLFLQNHSVLHYTIIFALFRFFDIVKIWPASYFDKKVHHGAGTILDDIISGLFAGFVYLIINALGVI
- a CDS encoding TIGR04552 family protein, which codes for MVRPDYLSKYMFDWEILDVVVGGRSALDSKFFVTPLMEANQINQFLKGYGLDPNDPISKAELFGNFQEAMQFVRRYFLKEGNSEGLDLKIPNSLYMITDVSELLMLATGQKEGTEREDQLWAEIILKVMHTILHVDKDLRSTYFSVIQTQIFDKFYKYITRDSDSLFLSNGEEKIKLIDFETKSKKARESVIIKLLHKVENVAEELFDRVGVRFITESKFDALRVVNFLVRENIIIPHNIKPSRSINTLVNLQDLKEKYQNIIKMSLRNDLAEDRFLNAIEREIAENIGLTDQDRNKHTSKKYKAIQFTCRQLIKYKNPFFKEFSAVRKAAKEDGESELAKSIMNLDLSMIARDVRFFYPFEVQIADLKSHKENTEGEASHAEYKKAQTRSAMKRVFGNLIKYKNLEV
- a CDS encoding FlgT C-terminal domain-containing protein; translation: MKKINLQIIAIVIFMFTASMGFARDFIIFSIVQDLPMGYQNETVNKNFYVNIGSEQGVDLGTTLDVYRTISRLDPYETKQRYQYQVKIGELEVLHTEKDTAIATLKESNIGKDAKVYDIGGFMIGDKVNVKVK
- a CDS encoding regulatory protein RecX is translated as MTQLQESSTKNAYLYIIKLLTKRDYSKYKLANKLKTRGFSSNHIEEAIQEVEDKGYLRENEYAMSKAKSLMLKNNHPNLIISKLSEENLFVSTQELAELFQEYRQTTRVQIETIIEKKLRTTKLTPDLDFFSPSIQKIIRHCLSKGHDLDEVKETFSNIKNLSQ
- a CDS encoding ABC transporter substrate-binding protein; protein product: MNLAKVLLLIFTISLFSCKKKDDSNTLNVSISGEISTLDPANSYDTISASIVYQGYEPLYEYHYLKRPYTIQPLLAEAMPIIEDNGRKYTIKIKKNIQYHDDPAFKGKARFVKAEDFINQIKRLAYLPTNSNGWWLFDQKIKGLNDFRNSVGRDFEKFKTTKIEGLKAIDDHTLVIELNESYPQMLYTLAMSFTSPMPIEAIEMYENNLNDKIIGTGPFKLDSWTSSTKLRLIKNENYRKAFYPGQGDRIANSRNLLKDSGKVIPFIDKVEYNVYKEAQTRWLNFKAKKIDFLIIPKDNYSSAVDPNGNLTKELQEENIKLQIFPTLTYWWLSFNMQDPLLGKNLNLRKAIAHAIDVERYIKVFTNNIGQKSNSIYPPGIPGYDPSAQLPYEYNLEKAREFLKKAGYPNGKGLPTLTYDVRGVSATNRQQADFVKSELGKIGINVQVALNNFPAFLEKARQGKLQFWQDGWALDYPDSENVLQLLISKNHAPGPNSTFYSNKEFDKLFNKLKVMPNGPEKIEVMKRMEEIIIHDLPWVMQYYSRNYILYHDRLNNYRHSDLIYNNFKYLRLNQK